From the Oleiharenicola lentus genome, one window contains:
- the lpdA gene encoding dihydrolipoyl dehydrogenase yields the protein MSDAIYDLVIIGGGPAGYVAAIRAGQLGKKVAVIEMERAGGTCLNWGCIPTKALLKSAELYLKIQKAEAYGLSVTGASFDFAKVVERSRGVAAQMAKGVEFLFKKNKVDYIVGKGSVVMPGMVEITAGDKKGSFLKTKNILLCTGQRPKTLPGLPVDGARVLTSREALAAKAPPKSIAIIGAGAIGVEFAYFFNAFGSKVTLIEMLPQVLPVEDEEVAKVLERNFTKQGIAIHTGTKSDNIRVGDKSVKLDLVKDGAKTELEVESVLVAVGITANLDGLVSPKVKLELDRGFVKVDANYQTSTPGIYAAGDIQGPPWLAHVASFRAIQAVDGMFGHAKPKQVGLFPGCTYCQPQVASTGLTEKQAKEKKVDYKVGKFPFTAVGKAVASGDTEGFVKVISDAKTGEILGVHIIGAEATELIAEYGLAMNLEATVDEIHDTIHAHPTLSEALGEAALATHGKAIHI from the coding sequence ATGTCAGACGCAATCTACGACTTGGTCATCATCGGCGGCGGTCCCGCCGGCTACGTGGCGGCGATCCGTGCCGGACAGCTCGGCAAGAAGGTCGCGGTCATCGAGATGGAGCGCGCGGGCGGCACCTGCCTCAACTGGGGCTGCATCCCGACCAAGGCGTTGCTCAAGAGCGCCGAGCTCTACCTCAAGATCCAGAAGGCCGAGGCTTACGGCCTCAGCGTGACCGGCGCGTCGTTCGACTTTGCCAAGGTCGTGGAGCGCTCGCGCGGCGTCGCGGCTCAGATGGCCAAGGGCGTCGAGTTCCTCTTCAAGAAGAACAAGGTGGACTACATCGTCGGCAAGGGCTCCGTCGTGATGCCCGGCATGGTGGAAATCACCGCCGGCGACAAAAAGGGCTCGTTCCTCAAGACAAAAAACATCCTGCTCTGCACCGGCCAGCGTCCGAAAACCCTCCCCGGCCTGCCCGTGGACGGGGCGCGGGTGCTGACCTCGCGCGAAGCGCTCGCGGCCAAGGCTCCGCCGAAGTCCATCGCCATCATCGGCGCCGGCGCCATCGGCGTGGAGTTCGCGTATTTCTTCAACGCCTTCGGCTCGAAGGTGACCCTCATCGAGATGCTGCCGCAGGTTCTGCCCGTCGAGGATGAGGAGGTCGCCAAGGTGCTGGAGCGCAATTTCACCAAGCAGGGCATCGCCATCCATACCGGCACCAAGAGCGACAACATCCGCGTGGGCGACAAGAGCGTGAAGCTCGACCTCGTGAAGGACGGCGCCAAGACCGAACTCGAGGTGGAGAGCGTGCTCGTGGCCGTCGGCATCACCGCCAATCTCGACGGACTGGTCTCACCCAAGGTGAAGCTGGAACTCGATCGCGGCTTCGTGAAGGTGGACGCCAATTACCAGACGAGCACTCCCGGCATCTACGCCGCCGGCGACATCCAGGGGCCGCCGTGGCTCGCGCACGTCGCGTCGTTCCGTGCCATCCAGGCGGTGGACGGCATGTTTGGCCACGCCAAGCCGAAGCAGGTCGGTCTCTTCCCCGGCTGCACCTACTGCCAGCCGCAGGTGGCCAGCACGGGTCTTACCGAGAAGCAGGCCAAGGAGAAGAAAGTCGACTACAAGGTCGGCAAATTCCCCTTCACGGCGGTCGGCAAGGCTGTCGCGTCCGGCGACACCGAGGGTTTTGTGAAGGTTATCTCGGACGCCAAGACCGGCGAAATTCTCGGCGTGCACATCATCGGTGCCGAGGCCACCGAGCTGATTGCCGAATATGGCCTCGCGATGAACCTCGAAGCCACGGTGGACGAGATCCATGACACCATCCACGCGCATCCGACGCTGTCCGAGGCGCTGGGTGAGGCGGCGCTGGCCACGCATGGCAAGGCGATCCACATCTGA
- the scpB gene encoding SMC-Scp complex subunit ScpB → MAFDLKRVLKVMLFASNGPLSVKDIQTAVSRFHEQATSLPLEDAPAGDAPGAGAAETTEAAPVPAVAGEAPVESTDALVAVPVEDDEFYRDVPTLVTAAEIREAMEAISLEMQATGSETVLVEGSMGWRLASHPRFARWVRLLRNEPPPVRLSPSSLETLAVVAYRQPVTRAEIEQIRGVSAEAGITKLLERDLIYIVGRADLPGRPIQYGTTEAFLEFVGIKSLDELPASDVLSPRQIDAWLQTSANPRPAGDADMGLDETEEDQMSLPQGEAAPVEAAPAEKPEGS, encoded by the coding sequence ATGGCATTCGATCTCAAGCGCGTTTTGAAAGTGATGCTGTTCGCCTCGAACGGCCCCCTTTCGGTCAAGGACATCCAGACGGCCGTGAGCCGTTTCCACGAGCAGGCCACCTCGCTGCCGCTGGAGGATGCGCCCGCAGGGGATGCGCCCGGAGCAGGTGCGGCCGAAACCACGGAGGCGGCACCGGTGCCGGCCGTGGCGGGGGAGGCTCCCGTTGAGTCGACCGATGCGCTGGTCGCGGTGCCGGTGGAGGACGATGAATTTTATCGCGATGTGCCGACCCTGGTCACCGCGGCGGAGATCCGCGAGGCGATGGAGGCGATCTCGCTGGAGATGCAGGCGACCGGCAGCGAGACGGTGTTGGTCGAGGGCTCCATGGGCTGGCGACTGGCCAGTCATCCGCGCTTTGCCCGCTGGGTGCGCCTGCTGCGCAACGAACCGCCCCCGGTGCGGCTGAGTCCCTCATCTCTGGAGACGCTGGCCGTGGTGGCCTATCGTCAGCCCGTGACCCGCGCCGAGATTGAGCAGATCCGCGGGGTGTCGGCCGAGGCCGGCATCACGAAACTTCTGGAGCGAGACCTGATCTACATCGTTGGCCGGGCTGATCTCCCGGGTCGTCCCATCCAATACGGGACGACGGAGGCCTTCCTTGAATTTGTCGGAATCAAGTCCCTCGATGAGCTGCCCGCTTCTGACGTGCTTTCGCCGCGCCAGATTGATGCGTGGCTGCAGACTTCAGCCAATCCGCGCCCGGCCGGTGATGCCGACATGGGGCTGGATGAGACCGAGGAAGACCAGATGAGTCTTCCCCAGGGCGAAGCGGCTCCGGTCGAAGCCGCTCCGGCCGAGAAACCGGAAGGCAGCTAA
- the rpmA gene encoding 50S ribosomal protein L27 has product MAHKKGQGTSSNGRDSASQRLGVKVFGGQKILAGGIIVRQRGSKHHAGKGVGIGRDWTLFALRDGTVQFDKAHRKVNVV; this is encoded by the coding sequence GAACATCCAGCAACGGTCGCGACAGCGCCTCGCAGCGCCTCGGCGTGAAGGTTTTCGGCGGCCAGAAGATTCTCGCCGGCGGCATCATCGTCCGCCAGCGCGGCTCCAAGCACCATGCCGGCAAGGGCGTGGGCATCGGCCGCGATTGGACGCTGTTCGCGCTTCGCGACGGCACCGTCCAGTTCGACAAGGCCCACCGCAAGGTGAACGTCGTCTGA